The Penaeus monodon isolate SGIC_2016 chromosome 5, NSTDA_Pmon_1, whole genome shotgun sequence genome window below encodes:
- the LOC119573282 gene encoding DNA-directed RNA polymerase, mitochondrial-like → MASVLALQRIIHHNGSLLGRLASRRLKEERRILERPGRFTRGNVRYQSTQTSTQVPHPRQPKRRSKKAATVDIIQVKDECVSVQRTKVTRLNSLSLEQTLGSVSTALPSTPTTVAEPKLSDHLEGTLFEEVPLDKFSDLINSQLEQSLRYPSICEAVRWNEGVTHTYDESFASGAFETCANRLRDCTVNEELLCERSQLEVEEVLRLSEMDLSFLLSSHPSSGMTSLQPLKVEPADVGEKEGAEKETKKSGAGGKKSSNNKKKIGKVTSSKKKPTTKKSKAQKGAAVTEANTTILSSEQTPEEDDMFIDRDSYKKLTREEVATAQTDKLSSTEEGSIPAAEGSPGLDGNVKKGKKQQQQKKKQDEEARKRLEEIKRRGREISFNQSLESYLSVCINVGMLNRATHTLLYYRRLSKYTNGMRVSSIGPFRVLLQGHAEKGNFNKMEELLRCMQEDKIPTDQTVFGALLSCLGRQSESLNNTRNIHGVLTSMTQQGIKLQQVFSDVDFIHDGYECALRAVRRAFPSFTPQQRQTPVHYACNLVSSLNDDMFSNEVPSPAHDLATSRSLHKWAEEQFAQELNSEITIDSIQNKDVTDEVRFHRKKLEAWECRWREVLYRTFVDQVDAMKQSFFSNRQDKRMSLYPYLVTLPVDDFVNIMMQEIGRLAGGSEAFSPSRYVLYRRLGELVFNRYIVQYKKEVGVMDKLKNVYKDYCEWYINSQCRDGTSYIPRVSWSELASQYSEGPRLDHSPVEWPNTVLLALGQFLYSMLLTKVMVWKPLHSEKHTYPALYEVERSYGFRVVEEIKPSPTLLDLYRKASKTSLTFEAFVAPMVSPPIPWVSTKLGGYLLTDVKIVRLPYNAHQQKQRMEERGNQQLFPVMDSLNQLGSIPWMVNKPMLDLLIEVFNNKGSDELDVPPPPSEHPVPPKIQPSMTSAEIHQIRRQRMDYYKKKSEMHSLWCDALYKLSLANHFRDRIFWFPHNMDFRGRVYPCPPHLNHLSSDVFRSILQFARGEKLGSNGLRWLKLHLINLTGIVKKKSIEERLQYCEDILDDILDSADQPLTGKRWWTKSDEPWQTLAACKELAAALRSPNPQEFVSHLPIHQDGSCNGLQHYAALGRDEVGAVSVNLTSSHTPQDVYSAVAVLVEEERKKDAEMGKEIAKVLEGFVRRKVIKQTVMTTVYGVTRYGARLQIEKQLKALDDFPMDQRWAASQYLVHKTFHSLEKMFTATKEIQDWFTECARVIAQTRTENIEWVTPLGFPVVQPYSKTSGNKICVEKLPSSFSMDSFMRPNVMKQKNAFPPNFVHSLDSSHMMLTSLFCQQAGITFVSVHDCFWTHANTVDIMNKVCRNQFVALHSEPILEDLSFFLQQKFGYDRRDFAHDGSASDSSKMRLNNLLGKVPPKGDFDISNVLRSTFFFS, encoded by the exons ATGGCCTCCGTGTTGGCTCTGCAGCGAATAATCCATCATAACGGCAGTCTTTTAGGCAGGTTGGCTTCCAGAAGATTAAAAGAAGAACGAAGGATTTTAGAGAGGCCGGGAAGAT tCACAAGGGGAAATGTGCGCTACCAGTCAACACAGACATCCACGCAGGTGCCACATCCTCGCCAGCCAAAGAGACGGTCCAAAAAGGCTGCAACTGTTGACATCATCCAAG TTAAAGATGAATGTGTGTCAGTGCAGCGCACAAAGGTTACCCGCCTCAATAGCTTGTCTTTGGAACAGACTCTGGGTAGTGTTTCAACAGCCTTGCCAAGTACGCCAACTACGGTGGCAGAGCCTAAACTAAGTGACCATTTAGAAGGAACCCTTTTTGAGGAAGTGCCTCTTGATAAATTCAGTGACTTGATAAATTCCCAACTAGAACAGTCCCTCCGATACCCAAGCATTTGTGAAGCAGTGAGATGGAATGAAGGTGTCACTCACACCTATGATGAGAGCTTTGCATCTGGTGCATTTGAGACATGTGCTAATAGACTTAGGGACTGTACAGTAAATGAGGAACTGTTATGTGAAAGAAGTCAgctggaggtggaggaagtgctCAGACTTTCTGAGATGGACCTGTCCTTCCTCTTATCATCACACCCTTCTTCTGGCATGACCTCCCTGCAACCGTTGAAAGTAGAGCCAGCAGAtgtaggggaaaaggaaggtgctgaaaaagagacaaagaagagtgGGGCAGGAGGCAAGAAGAgtagtaataacaagaagaaaattgGGAAAGTTACATCCAGCAAGAAGAAGCCCACAACAAAGAAGAGCAAGGCCCAGAAGGGAGCAGCAGTGACAGAGGCAAACACAACCATTTTGAGCAGTGAGCAGACCCCAGAGGAGGATGACATGTTCATAGACCGGGACTCTTATAAGAAATTGACAAGGGAAGAGGTGGCTACAGCACAGACTGATAAACTAAGCAGCACTGAAGAAGGGTCAATTCCTGCAGCAGAGGGAAGTCCTGGGTTAGATGGAAATGTTAAGAAGGGCAAGAAGCaacagcagcagaagaagaagcaggatgaGGAAGCAAGAAAGCGCTTAGAGGAAATCAAGAGAAGAGGACGTGAGATCAGCTTCAATCAGTCCTTGGAGTCatatcttagtgtgtgt ATCAATGTAGGAATGCTAAACCGTGCGACACATACACTGCTTTATTACCGCCGTCTCTCCAAGTACACTAATGGCATGAGGGTGTCCTCCATTGGGCCCTTCCGTGTCTTGCTGCAGGGACATGCTGAGAAG GGCAATTTCAACAAGATGGAGGAGCTGTTGAGGTGCATGCAGGAGGATAAGATCCCGACAGATCAGACGGTGTTTGGTGCCCTTCTCAGTTGCCTGGGACGGCAGTCAGAGTCCCTCAACAACACCAGGAATATCCATGGGGTCCTCACCAGCATGACACAGCAG GGTATAAAGCTCCAACAGGTATTCAGTGATGTAGATTTTATACATGATGGGTATGAATGCGCTCTGAGAGCTGTCCGCCGCGCCTTCCCCTCATTCACGCCCCAGCAGAGGCAGACTCCAGTGCACTATGCCTGTAACCTTGTCAGCTCCCTCAATGATGACATGTTCTCAAACGAG GTGCCATCACCAGCACATGATCTGGCCACAAGCCGTTCACTTCATAAGTGGGCAGAGGAGCAGTTTGCACAAGAGCTCAACAGTGAGATCACCATTGACAGCATCCAGAACAAAGATGTGACAGATGAAGTTCGTTTCCAT CGGAAGAAACTTGAGGCCTGGGAGTGCCGGTGGCGGGAGGTGCTCTACAGAACCTTTGTCGACCAAGTTGATGCCATGAAGCAGTCCTTCTTTTCAAACCGCCAGGACAAGCGCATGTCTCTTTATCCATACTTGGTGACTCTTCCTGTGGATGATTTTGTCAACATCATGATGCAG GAGATAGGGAGGTTGGCAGGGGGGTCAGAGGCCTTTTCCCCCTCACGCTATGTCCTCTACCGGCGTCTAGGGGAGCTGGTATTTAACCGCTACATTGTGCAGTACAAGAAAGAGGTTGGGGTCATGGACAAGCTTAAGAATGTGTACAAGGATTACTGTGAATGGTACATCAACAGTCAGTGTAGAG ATGGGACCTCATACATCCCTCGAGTCAGCTGGTCGGAGCTTGCTAGCCAGTACAGTGAAGGTCCAAGGCTAGATCACAGTCCTGTGGAGTGGCCCAATACAGTACTGCTTGCCCTTGGCCAGTTCCTCTACTCAATGTTGCTTACTAAGGTCATGGTATGGAAGCCACTTCACTCAGAAAA GCACACTTACCCAGCCCTGTACGAGGTAGAGCGGTCATACGGCTTTCGCGTGGTAGAGGAAATCAAACCCTCCCCAACATTGCTAGACCTCTACAGAAAGGCATCGAAGACCAGCTTGACGTTCGAGGCTTTCGTAGCCCCCATGGTGTCACCCCCCATCCCCTGGGTCTCCACGAAACTTGGGGGTTATCTGCTCACCGATGTCAAGATTGTTAG GTTGCCTTACAATGCCCACCAGCAGAagcagagaatggaagagagggggaacCAACAGCTCTTCCCTGTCATGGACTCCCTCAACCAGCTAGGTTCCATTCCCTGGATGGTAAACAAACCCATGCTTGATCTTCTCATTGAG GTGTTCAATAACAAAGGTTCAGATGAGCTGGATGTGCCTCCACCCCCCTCAGAGCACCCAGTACCCCCCAAAATTCAGCCAAGTATGACCAGTGCAGAGATCCACCAGATTCGCCGCCAACGCATGGACTACTACAAGAAGAAGAGTGAAATGCATTCCCTCTGGTGTGATGCACTCTACAAGCTGTCTCTGGCAAACCAT TTCCGAGACCGAATATTCTGGTTCCCCCACAACATGGACTTCCGAGGACGTGTCTACCCCTGTCCGCCACACCTCAACCATCTCAGCTCGGATGTGTTCCGCTCAATTCTCCAGTTTGCACGAGGGGAGAAACTCGGCTCCAACGGCTTGCGTTGGCTTAAG TTGCACCTTATCAACTTGACGGGCATAGTAAAGAAGAAGAGTATAGAGGAACGCTTGCAGTACTGCGAGGACATCCTGGATGACATCCTAGACTCGGCAGATCAACCCCTTACAGGCAAGCGATGGTGGACCAAGAGTGATGAACCCTGGCAGACTCTGGCAGCTTGCAAAGAG CTGGCAGCAGCCCTTCGCAGTCCTAACCCCCAGGAGTTTGTAAGCCACTTGCCCATTCATCAGGATGGTTCTTGCAATGGCCTGCAACACTATGCTGCACTTGGACGAGACGAAGTGGGTGCTGTATCTGTCAACTTGACTTCCAGCCATACTCCACAG GATGTCTACTCAGCTGTGGCAGTTCTtgtggaggaagaaaggaagaaggatgcagaaatggggaaggagataGCCAAGGTCCTGGAAGGTTTTGTGAGACGGAAGGTCATCAAACAGACTGTCATGACAACTGTGTATGGGGTGACACGATATGGTGCTAGACTGCAGATTGAGAAGCAGTTGAAAG CCTTGGATGACTTTCCCATGGACCAGCGCTGGGCAGCTTCACAGTACCTGGTACACAAGACATTCCACAGCCTTGAGAAAATGTTTACTGCCACCAAGGAGATCCAGGATTGGTTCACTGAGTGTGCACGTGTTATTGCACAG ACACGGACTGAGAACATTGAGTGGGTAACCCCCTTAGGCTTCCCTGTGGTGCAGCCATACAGCAAGACATCGGGAAACAAAATCTGTGTTGAGAAGTTACCGTCATCCTTTAGCATGGATTCATTTAT GCGTCCAAATGTAATGAAACAAAAGAATGCTTTCCCGCCTAACTTTGTCCATTCTCTAGACTCATCGCACATGATGCTTACCTCACTTTTCTGCCAACAAGCTGGTATCACCTTTGTCTCAGTTCATGACTGCTTTTGGACACATGCCAACACAGTGGACATCATGAACAAG GTGTGTCGCAACCAGTTTGTAGCCCTACACAGTGAGCCCATCCTGGAAGACTTGTCATTCTTCCTGCAACAGAAATTTGGTTATGATCGCAG GGATTTTGCACATGATGGGTCAGCCTCAGACTCTTCCAAGATGCGGCTCAACAATCTTTTAGGCAAAGTGCCACCCAAGGGAGATTTTGACATATCAAATGTCCTGCGCAGTACTTTCTTCTTCAGCTAA
- the LOC119573283 gene encoding E3 ubiquitin-protein ligase RNF181-like isoform X2, with amino-acid sequence MASYFDEHNCQPLRQGETPDHFLHMARLLLHGGYWQNLQLEFSQIVGFGEKPPPPASKEFVEGLETIIVKKNGGQCPVCLKEWSEGDEQKQLPCQHKFHPTCILPWLEKTNSCPMCRHEVPTDDEDYEEYRRQKKRAKDREAELEILHDSMFS; translated from the exons atGGCATCGTACTTTGATGAACACAACTGCCAGCCTCTGCGACAAGGGGAAACCCCAGACCACTTTCTCCACATGGCTCGCCTCCTACTTCATGGAGGTTACTGGCAG aaCTTGCAGCTGGAATTCTCACAGATTGTTGGCTTTGGGGAGAAGCCTCCACCTCCTGCATCCAAAGAATTTGTTGAGGGTCTTGAGACAATTATTGTGAAGAAGAATG GTGGCCAGTGCCCAGTGTGTCTCAAAGAATGGTCTGAAGGGGATGAGCAGAAGCAGCTGCCTTGCCAACACAAGTTTCATCCCACCTGTATCTTGCCATGGCTGGAGAAA ACCAACTCGTGTCCAATGTGTCGTCATGAGGTTCCTACAGATGATGAAGACTATGAGGAATATCGAAGGCAGAAG AAAAGAGCCAAGGACAGGGAGGCAGAACTAGAAATACTTCACGACTCAATGTTTTCTTGA
- the LOC119573283 gene encoding E3 ubiquitin-protein ligase RNF181-like isoform X1 codes for MASYFDEHNCQPLRQGETPDHFLHMARLLLHGGYWQNLQLEFSQIVGFGEKPPPPASKEFVEGLETIIVKKNGGQCPVCLKEWSEGDEQKQLPCQHKFHPTCILPWLEKVSKLMTNSCPMCRHEVPTDDEDYEEYRRQKKRAKDREAELEILHDSMFS; via the exons atGGCATCGTACTTTGATGAACACAACTGCCAGCCTCTGCGACAAGGGGAAACCCCAGACCACTTTCTCCACATGGCTCGCCTCCTACTTCATGGAGGTTACTGGCAG aaCTTGCAGCTGGAATTCTCACAGATTGTTGGCTTTGGGGAGAAGCCTCCACCTCCTGCATCCAAAGAATTTGTTGAGGGTCTTGAGACAATTATTGTGAAGAAGAATG GTGGCCAGTGCCCAGTGTGTCTCAAAGAATGGTCTGAAGGGGATGAGCAGAAGCAGCTGCCTTGCCAACACAAGTTTCATCCCACCTGTATCTTGCCATGGCTGGAGAAAGTCAGTAAATTAATG ACCAACTCGTGTCCAATGTGTCGTCATGAGGTTCCTACAGATGATGAAGACTATGAGGAATATCGAAGGCAGAAG AAAAGAGCCAAGGACAGGGAGGCAGAACTAGAAATACTTCACGACTCAATGTTTTCTTGA